GTGTCGGGGGAGCCGGAGCTCATGGACGAGGGCTGCCTCTCGGTCCCCGGCCTCTGGTTCAAGACGTTGCGCTACCCGTTCGCGCGGGTGACGGGTATCGACCTGGACGGCAACGAGATCGAGGTCTCCGGAACGGGCGTGCTGGCGCAGGCGCTGCAGCACGAGACGGACCACCTCGACGGGAAGCTCTACCTCGACCGTCTCGACAAGGAGTCCCGCCGCGAGGCGATGAAGCAGGTTCGCGAGTCGAACTGGTTCTGAACGGGTTCTGAACGGCCCCGCCTAGACTGGACCGCATGCGAATCGCGGTCA
This region of Leifsonia sp. fls2-241-R2A-40a genomic DNA includes:
- the def gene encoding peptide deformylase yields the protein MTERQIRLFGDPVLKTPSDPIGEIDEGVRGLVEDLVDSVLPPGRAGVAAPQIGVNERAFSYNVDGQVGYVINPVLVEVSGEPELMDEGCLSVPGLWFKTLRYPFARVTGIDLDGNEIEVSGTGVLAQALQHETDHLDGKLYLDRLDKESRREAMKQVRESNWF